The following coding sequences are from one Vicugna pacos chromosome 11, VicPac4, whole genome shotgun sequence window:
- the LOC116282380 gene encoding ral guanine nucleotide dissociation stimulator-like isoform X1 — translation MFCSCFTNSRGFSARKPWTERLFSAFRRWLNPQPQRLWSFRRRAPKDSTQGMRQDLVHGDPRSTSLQEAQVPHNSSRAQDALRWGAGPSGSRDETHRVWSLQRHRLEKLVANLVPAMLGGHPSYLRTFLGSYRSFATARQVLDLLFQRYGCILPSSDEDDGPLHQLKQAMTSILGTWLHQYPEDFHQPPEFPCLKTVLAYIELSMPGSDLKHWVHFLLAELEHLELPDTEGDAPAPEPAGETPLDGAPAPALLPATAPEPEQRDTRSCEAAASSLLSAVDPGPSSGPPSALPETLPLGSAWSPQDEGKDFK, via the exons ATGTTCTGCTCCTGTTTCACAAACTCCAGGGGCTTCTCCgccaggaaaccctggactgAGAGGTTGTTCAGTGCCTTTAGGCGTTGGTTGAATCCTCAACCCCAACGCCTCTGGTCTTTTAGGAGGAGGGCACCTAAG GACTCCACACAGGGGATGAGACAGGACCTGGTCCATGGAGATccccgctccacctccctgcaggaggcaCAGGTGCCCCACAacagcagcagagcccaggacgcgctcagg tggggagctggaccatcagggagcagggatgagaCCCACAGGGTGTGGAGCCTCCAGCGACACAGactggagaagctggtggcaaaCCTGGTGCCTGCCATGCTGGGCGGCCACCCCTCCTACTTGCGCACATTCCTGGGCAGCTATAGATCTTTCGCCACCGCCCGGCAGGTGCTGGAccttctgttccaaag ATACGGATGCATCCTCCCTTCTAGCGATGAGGACGATggacccctgcaccagctgaaacA GGCCATGacctccatcctgggcacctggtTGCACCAGTACCCAGAGGatttccaccagcctccagaatttccCTGCCTGAAGACCGTGCTCGCCTACATAGAGCTGAGCATGCCTGGCTCTGACCTGAAGCACTGGGTCCACTTTCTCCTGGCAGAGCTGGAGCACCTGGAGCTTCCGGACACAGAGGGTGATG caccagctccagaacCCGCTGGGGAAACCCCTCTGGATGGAGcgccagctccagctctcctgcctgcgacagcaccagagccagagcagagggacaCGCG GTCCTGTGAGGCAGCGGCCTCCTCCCTCTTGTCTGCTgtggacccagggcccagctcagggcctccatCAGCACTCCCTGAGACCCTCCCCTTGGGGAGTGCCTGGTCACCTCAAGATGAAGGGAAGGACTTCAAATAG
- the LOC116282380 gene encoding ral guanine nucleotide dissociation stimulator-like isoform X2 — MRQDLVHGDPRSTSLQEAQVPHNSSRAQDALRWGAGPSGSRDETHRVWSLQRHRLEKLVANLVPAMLGGHPSYLRTFLGSYRSFATARQVLDLLFQRYGCILPSSDEDDGPLHQLKQAMTSILGTWLHQYPEDFHQPPEFPCLKTVLAYIELSMPGSDLKHWVHFLLAELEHLELPDTEGDAPAPEPAGETPLDGAPAPALLPATAPEPEQRDTRSCEAAASSLLSAVDPGPSSGPPSALPETLPLGSAWSPQDEGKDFK; from the exons ATGAGACAGGACCTGGTCCATGGAGATccccgctccacctccctgcaggaggcaCAGGTGCCCCACAacagcagcagagcccaggacgcgctcagg tggggagctggaccatcagggagcagggatgagaCCCACAGGGTGTGGAGCCTCCAGCGACACAGactggagaagctggtggcaaaCCTGGTGCCTGCCATGCTGGGCGGCCACCCCTCCTACTTGCGCACATTCCTGGGCAGCTATAGATCTTTCGCCACCGCCCGGCAGGTGCTGGAccttctgttccaaag ATACGGATGCATCCTCCCTTCTAGCGATGAGGACGATggacccctgcaccagctgaaacA GGCCATGacctccatcctgggcacctggtTGCACCAGTACCCAGAGGatttccaccagcctccagaatttccCTGCCTGAAGACCGTGCTCGCCTACATAGAGCTGAGCATGCCTGGCTCTGACCTGAAGCACTGGGTCCACTTTCTCCTGGCAGAGCTGGAGCACCTGGAGCTTCCGGACACAGAGGGTGATG caccagctccagaacCCGCTGGGGAAACCCCTCTGGATGGAGcgccagctccagctctcctgcctgcgacagcaccagagccagagcagagggacaCGCG GTCCTGTGAGGCAGCGGCCTCCTCCCTCTTGTCTGCTgtggacccagggcccagctcagggcctccatCAGCACTCCCTGAGACCCTCCCCTTGGGGAGTGCCTGGTCACCTCAAGATGAAGGGAAGGACTTCAAATAG